From a single Cyprinus carpio isolate SPL01 chromosome A3, ASM1834038v1, whole genome shotgun sequence genomic region:
- the LOC122135412 gene encoding uncharacterized protein LOC122135412, with protein MTELEEDSKILWTHGDHETCIAKINRATNKTSLYRGNDVRFRDRLQLDHRTGSLTIWNISITHSDVYKLQISSRRRSKCKRFVLIVDENKVSVTEGDRAELNTDVSELQRDALILWMFGPRDSLIAKADLENRKISTYDGVGGRFRDRLQLDLQTGSLSITNTTNTDSGLYKLKIISSRETRYKRFRVTVCEDREREIHPEDTVESSQREKNTEEIALLKIYSGTSV; from the exons ATGACTGAACTAGAGGAGGACAGTAAGATACTGTGGACACATGGAGATCATGAAACATGCATTGCTAAAATCAACAGAGCCACCAATAAGACGTCATTGTATCGTGGTAATGATgtgagattcagagacagactgcagctggatcACCGGACCGGATCTCTGACCATCTGGAACATCAGCATCACACATTCAGATGtctataaactacagatcagcaGCCGCAGACGGAGCAAATGCAAAAGATTTGTGCTTATTGTCGATG aaaacaaagtgTCAGTGACGGAGGGAGACCGAGCCGAACTAAACACTGATGTCAGTGAGCTACAGAGAGACGCTCTGATCCTGTGGATGTTCGGCCCCAGAGACAGTCTCATAGCTAAAGCTGACCTGGAGAACCGTAAGATATCTACATATGATGGTGTAGGTGGacgattcagagacagactgcagctggacCTTCAGACCGGATCTCTGAGCATCACAAACACCACgaacacagactctggactttataaactcaAGATCATCAGCAGCAGAGAGACCAGATACAAGCGATTCAGAGTTACTGTCTGTG aggatagagagagagagatccatcCAGAAGACACTGTGGAGTCCtctcagagagagaaaaacacagaggaGATAGCATTGCTCAAGATCTACAGCGGCACTAGTGtttga